A single genomic interval of Agarivorans aestuarii harbors:
- a CDS encoding GGDEF domain-containing protein: MKYCRQEIYYPLLVVFTISLMLWQQFGMNMSLNYPINQHFNAKPLNDDINGGASVGTLEVNDANVTLHCKTVNSHTFPFCSMLIPLKAKLKQYADLSKFDTLTIDLTTVDLRRDTVLIYLLNNEQDLPNGNDKISHTRANIQAINPTIGRAQYQLALNQFYVPSWWVFAKPYGIDTGARLDNVEYLQIATGDNRALKDLEITLHAFSFSGKWINARDLYFLLLSLWIASIVVHAIFLAGKMRNKYIMSKTQAEELNKINSFLSIERDKYKTMAKHDPLTKLLNRAGLSGTLSTLMSEFSHSSKTASLIMFDIDHFKQINDQHGHDVGDQVLVSISQRVSEIIRGEDVFARWGGEEFVIVCPNTQLKGACVLAENIRALIANSPLIKQQQVTSSFGVAQLNSANIDTWFKRADEALYKAKMGGRNKIEFN; encoded by the coding sequence ATGAAGTATTGTCGACAAGAAATCTACTATCCTTTGTTGGTGGTATTCACCATAAGCCTTATGTTGTGGCAACAGTTTGGTATGAATATGTCGCTCAACTACCCCATTAATCAGCATTTTAATGCGAAACCACTTAACGATGACATCAATGGGGGAGCATCCGTTGGCACTCTTGAGGTTAACGATGCCAATGTGACATTGCACTGTAAAACCGTAAACTCTCATACCTTCCCGTTTTGCAGTATGTTAATTCCACTCAAAGCCAAGCTAAAACAATATGCCGACTTATCTAAATTTGACACTTTAACGATAGACTTAACCACTGTTGATTTAAGGCGCGACACGGTGCTTATTTACCTGCTCAATAATGAGCAAGACTTACCTAATGGTAACGACAAAATCAGCCATACTCGCGCCAATATTCAAGCCATCAACCCAACCATTGGGCGTGCTCAATATCAGCTAGCGCTAAATCAGTTTTATGTGCCTTCGTGGTGGGTGTTTGCCAAACCCTATGGCATAGACACTGGTGCTAGGTTAGACAATGTAGAGTATTTACAAATTGCCACTGGCGACAATCGTGCACTTAAAGATCTAGAGATAACCCTGCATGCCTTTAGCTTTAGTGGAAAATGGATAAATGCTAGAGACCTATATTTTTTGCTGCTATCGCTATGGATAGCCAGCATAGTAGTACATGCTATTTTCCTTGCCGGAAAAATGCGAAACAAATACATCATGTCTAAAACACAAGCTGAAGAGCTTAATAAAATCAATAGCTTTTTGAGCATAGAACGCGACAAGTACAAAACCATGGCTAAGCATGATCCGCTGACTAAATTGCTTAACCGAGCCGGCTTAAGTGGCACCCTTTCTACATTAATGAGTGAGTTTTCTCATTCATCCAAAACGGCCAGCTTAATCATGTTTGATATTGACCACTTTAAACAGATCAATGACCAACATGGTCATGATGTGGGTGACCAAGTATTAGTCTCTATCAGTCAGCGGGTCTCTGAGATAATTAGAGGCGAAGATGTATTTGCCCGCTGGGGCGGCGAAGAGTTTGTGATTGTGTGTCCTAATACCCAGTTAAAAGGCGCGTGTGTATTGGCCGAAAACATTAGAGCCCTTATCGCTAACAGCCCGCTAATAAAGCAACAGCAAGTAACTAGCTCCTTTGGCGTTGCTCAGCTAAATTCAGCCAACATTGATACTTGGTTTAAGCGTGCAGACGAGGCGCTATATAAAGCCAAGATGGGTGGCCGAAACAAAATTGAGTTTAATTAA
- a CDS encoding transporter substrate-binding domain-containing protein → MRLPLRSWTQQTLAAMLMLSLLLPYGAKADSPQTISYPKFSQRSEYFEKVLALALTKTENEYGVSKLRPYERELSNERLRRYLQDKQYIDVMWSTATKQRNQTLRPVKFDLLQGLGQYRFLLVQAGDSKRFEEINSLRQLRQFSAGSGTYWSDTKVMRYNGIEPVTSVNHSLLPMLAAGRFDYLSRGAHEVWSELAAHANQFELLNNVILKYSCRYFFYVNKDNVELAERLEKGLYLALNDGSYNQLFFSESDFKQGWDKLNELTPASVITLNPPKD, encoded by the coding sequence ATGCGATTACCACTACGGTCTTGGACACAACAAACACTGGCCGCGATGCTAATGCTAAGCCTATTACTGCCCTATGGCGCTAAAGCTGATAGCCCGCAAACTATTAGCTACCCCAAGTTCAGCCAACGCTCAGAGTATTTTGAAAAAGTTCTAGCACTCGCCTTAACCAAAACCGAAAACGAATATGGTGTAAGCAAGCTTCGGCCCTATGAGCGAGAATTGAGCAATGAGCGCTTACGCCGCTATCTACAAGACAAACAATACATAGACGTAATGTGGTCAACGGCCACTAAACAGCGTAATCAAACGCTGCGCCCGGTTAAGTTCGACTTATTACAAGGCCTTGGTCAGTATCGTTTTTTGTTAGTACAGGCAGGCGACAGTAAGCGATTTGAAGAGATAAACAGCTTACGCCAACTTCGCCAGTTTAGCGCAGGCTCTGGAACCTACTGGAGCGATACCAAAGTAATGCGTTATAACGGCATCGAGCCAGTTACCTCGGTAAACCATAGCTTATTACCTATGTTGGCTGCAGGTCGCTTTGATTACCTTTCACGTGGTGCTCATGAGGTATGGTCTGAGCTTGCCGCTCATGCCAATCAGTTTGAATTGCTGAACAACGTGATACTTAAATACTCTTGTCGTTATTTTTTCTACGTGAATAAAGACAATGTCGAGCTCGCCGAACGTCTAGAAAAAGGCTTGTATTTGGCGTTAAATGACGGCAGTTATAATCAGCTATTTTTTAGCGAAAGTGATTTTAAGCAAGGCTGGGACAAGCTCAATGAACTAACTCCAGCAAGCGTAATCACACTCAATCCACCCAAGGATTAA
- a CDS encoding carboxypeptidase-like regulatory domain-containing protein, with product MIEMLKIYFLAVCCALMLGCGGSSDTDPEPQNAYQVAVTVVDANSQLPLADAQVSIAEQARTSDQQGYSSFDLAAGSYSLSVSLAGYQTHQQSIELGEQGLSVSINLEALPTVSGPLYVFHSDNDSSYNIEHWGDNWGSGSVISDLDDASMGRVVNITSGTAWGNKASIAWGNEPENAVAIDAYTHLRFKIKANSFTAVEVVLQGPSNPESKVAYALDTGTPLDDGWVEMEVPLPYGFSQLTWLGLIFDSTISDSLLLTDIYMLSQELVTSQPSSAAPQPPALADNEAVVIFSDSLNEDQYISVWNSNWWNAPFYSPGVIDGNTYARYEIAGLGVEGGVTGIEFGIENGSVDASSHVNMNLDLYLEAGISQMEIHLVSSDGSALYSVISPQTEQWVSYQIPFAEMQDADGDGDGVLNPATLTMAGIKLWGEQGKAVFLDNLYFSGQSNTFELAVSVVNQSSQAIAGAEVSVGEQSATTNASGVAYLNLAEGEHKVKADASGYGAAQQNQQLLGSDASLEIVLAAENPGPSVAADTPSVSDDEVLVLYSDSLQVDKPISYWSDNWWNAPSHSELQIAGNNVARLQIIPDGVEGGVTGIQYGIQDGVVNASGMTGLRFDMYATGGVSQAVFQIVSASGPVIHTMLPVATEQWISVELVFADMVQPGAFDAASLSQLGVQLWGTTSDSVYLDNIYFY from the coding sequence ATGATTGAAATGCTCAAAATTTACTTTTTGGCTGTTTGTTGTGCCTTAATGCTAGGGTGTGGAGGCAGCAGCGATACAGACCCAGAGCCACAAAATGCTTATCAAGTTGCTGTCACGGTAGTGGATGCAAATAGCCAATTACCATTAGCAGATGCCCAGGTAAGCATTGCAGAGCAGGCTCGAACAAGTGATCAGCAAGGTTACTCTAGCTTTGATCTAGCTGCTGGTAGCTATTCCTTAAGCGTGAGTTTGGCTGGATATCAAACTCACCAACAGTCTATAGAGCTTGGCGAGCAAGGCTTAAGCGTAAGTATTAATTTGGAAGCGCTGCCAACAGTTAGCGGGCCTTTATATGTTTTTCACTCCGACAATGATAGCTCCTATAACATTGAACACTGGGGAGATAACTGGGGATCTGGCAGCGTAATTAGTGACCTTGATGATGCAAGTATGGGTCGCGTTGTTAATATCACCAGTGGCACCGCCTGGGGCAATAAAGCGTCTATTGCTTGGGGGAACGAGCCTGAGAATGCGGTAGCGATTGATGCTTATACCCACCTTAGATTTAAGATAAAAGCCAATTCATTTACAGCGGTAGAGGTGGTATTGCAAGGGCCAAGCAATCCTGAATCTAAAGTTGCTTACGCTTTGGACACAGGAACGCCATTAGATGATGGTTGGGTAGAAATGGAAGTTCCTCTGCCTTATGGCTTTAGCCAGTTGACTTGGCTGGGTTTAATTTTTGATAGCACCATCAGTGATAGCTTGTTGCTCACAGATATTTACATGTTAAGCCAAGAGCTAGTGACTAGCCAACCAAGTAGCGCTGCACCACAGCCACCTGCCTTAGCCGACAACGAAGCAGTAGTGATTTTTAGCGATAGCTTAAATGAAGACCAATATATATCGGTGTGGAACTCCAACTGGTGGAATGCGCCATTTTACTCGCCAGGTGTTATCGACGGTAACACCTATGCCCGTTATGAGATCGCTGGATTGGGCGTTGAAGGCGGTGTTACTGGTATCGAGTTTGGTATTGAAAATGGCAGTGTAGATGCATCTTCTCACGTGAATATGAACCTAGATTTGTATTTAGAGGCGGGCATTAGCCAAATGGAGATCCACTTAGTCTCCAGTGATGGCTCAGCTTTGTATAGCGTTATCTCTCCTCAAACTGAGCAATGGGTGTCTTATCAAATTCCCTTTGCTGAAATGCAAGATGCTGATGGCGACGGTGACGGCGTATTAAACCCAGCAACGTTAACTATGGCCGGCATTAAGTTGTGGGGAGAGCAGGGCAAAGCAGTGTTTCTAGATAACCTGTACTTCTCTGGCCAGTCAAATACCTTCGAGTTAGCAGTAAGTGTTGTAAACCAATCCTCTCAAGCCATTGCAGGAGCAGAGGTGAGTGTGGGTGAGCAAAGTGCAACTACTAACGCCAGTGGTGTGGCTTACCTTAATCTTGCAGAAGGCGAGCATAAGGTTAAAGCCGATGCCAGTGGTTACGGTGCGGCGCAACAAAATCAGCAGCTATTGGGAAGTGATGCCAGCCTAGAGATTGTGCTAGCGGCCGAAAACCCTGGGCCAAGTGTGGCTGCCGATACCCCTAGTGTGAGCGATGACGAGGTATTGGTTTTATACAGTGATAGTTTGCAGGTAGATAAGCCGATTTCTTATTGGTCGGATAATTGGTGGAATGCGCCAAGCCACAGTGAGCTGCAAATAGCAGGGAACAATGTTGCTCGCTTGCAGATTATTCCAGATGGTGTAGAAGGTGGTGTAACGGGCATTCAATATGGCATTCAAGATGGGGTTGTGAATGCATCTGGCATGACCGGCTTGCGCTTTGATATGTATGCTACCGGTGGTGTTAGCCAAGCGGTGTTCCAGATTGTTTCTGCCAGTGGCCCGGTTATCCATACCATGCTGCCTGTAGCAACCGAGCAGTGGATTAGTGTAGAGCTGGTATTTGCAGATATGGTTCAACCCGGTGCGTTTGACGCTGCCAGTTTATCGCAACTTGGCGTGCAGCTTTGGGGAACCACCAGTGATAGCGTATACCTAGACAATATCTACTTCTACTAG
- a CDS encoding glycoside hydrolase family 16 protein: MFSQDDAVSRFTVAKKATLLAGLFFAATQSAQAGWEVQWIDTFDGSRVDWSNWTAQTQANYNNEVQCYTDDDYSDERNYEVSEGSLKIIARKQTQNCATLGGQQKTWTSGRLNSKDKREFLYGRVESRIRFHNLEAGTWPAFWMLENRISEQPIKGDGDNVNWPNVGAGEIDVWEWFSNEPNTYITNFFNVSGCGEEHRYSYPNGGSDVLNWHKYAMEWTQDKIDFYVDETLVVSQDISGCNQYKEPMFVLLNLAMGGNLGGFIDPNLALATMEVDYIAHCQASDSSDASYCDENAPRADDSEPSDSLASVELSLTQAGNDTRLVDPSAGMVTVTANIEQSEEPLANYSLYWQADELPSPIMQGTTLQFDPASMLDGSYSLQVSLEHNADNQLSTRDGLDFTVQASSEPADDQSDGDSGGGSFGLVTLLGLAGLLVFRRKHFK; encoded by the coding sequence ATGTTTTCTCAAGATGATGCAGTAAGCCGTTTTACAGTCGCGAAAAAAGCAACGCTGTTGGCCGGTTTGTTTTTTGCAGCTACTCAGTCGGCTCAAGCAGGCTGGGAAGTACAGTGGATCGACACCTTTGATGGTAGCCGGGTAGATTGGAGCAACTGGACCGCCCAAACTCAAGCAAACTATAACAATGAAGTGCAATGTTATACCGACGACGATTACTCTGATGAGCGCAACTATGAGGTTTCGGAAGGTAGCTTAAAAATTATTGCCCGCAAACAAACTCAAAACTGCGCAACTTTAGGCGGTCAACAAAAAACCTGGACCTCGGGGCGCTTAAATTCAAAAGACAAACGAGAGTTTCTGTATGGTCGGGTTGAATCGAGGATCCGTTTTCACAACCTAGAAGCAGGTACTTGGCCAGCATTTTGGATGCTAGAAAACCGCATTTCAGAGCAGCCAATTAAAGGTGATGGAGACAACGTTAATTGGCCGAATGTTGGGGCTGGAGAAATTGATGTATGGGAGTGGTTTTCCAATGAACCAAACACCTATATCACTAATTTCTTTAATGTATCAGGTTGTGGTGAAGAGCATCGTTATAGCTATCCAAACGGTGGTAGCGATGTACTAAATTGGCACAAATACGCCATGGAGTGGACCCAAGACAAAATAGACTTTTACGTAGATGAAACGCTGGTAGTTAGCCAGGATATTAGCGGCTGCAACCAGTATAAAGAGCCTATGTTTGTATTGCTTAATCTGGCCATGGGCGGCAATTTGGGTGGTTTTATCGATCCTAATTTAGCACTCGCCACTATGGAAGTTGATTACATTGCCCATTGCCAAGCCAGTGATAGCAGTGACGCCAGCTACTGTGATGAGAATGCGCCCCGAGCCGATGATTCTGAGCCTAGCGACAGTTTAGCCAGTGTTGAACTTAGCCTTACTCAAGCAGGTAATGATACTCGCTTAGTCGACCCTTCTGCCGGTATGGTTACGGTAACTGCCAACATTGAGCAGAGTGAAGAGCCACTTGCTAATTACAGTTTGTATTGGCAAGCAGATGAATTACCTAGTCCAATTATGCAAGGAACCACTCTGCAATTTGACCCTGCGTCAATGCTTGATGGCAGTTACTCCCTACAAGTAAGCCTAGAGCATAACGCCGATAACCAACTTAGCACCCGCGATGGTTTAGATTTTACTGTTCAAGCAAGCAGTGAGCCTGCTGATGATCAATCTGATGGTGATTCGGGTGGTGGCAGCTTTGGCTTAGTAACTTTGCTTGGTTTAGCTGGTCTGCTGGTTTTTCGTCGTAAACACTTCAAATAA
- a CDS encoding ABC transporter substrate-binding protein, translating into MQSKTVLSSIICGLMLSSGSAIANDVKQGGTLTVPIIGTGFVENYNPYTSKDLLHGVMFEPLMVFNNMTGKTEWRLAKSAEYSDDLKTIKLTLRDGLTWSDGSPLTAKDVAYSFTMTKENGAFDQRGIWTDGNLISIEATNDTTVEFKLNQADSTFIWNLEKYHIIPEKVWSKVSDLTTFTNPNPIGSGPMTEVKYVKTQQMELCRNPNYYLEGLPHLDCITYRSYNDNSQIQPALMKGEIDWGSNFIADIDNTFVAASPENHHYWYPANDAIHLYVNTKEAPFSDLELRKALSMSLDRESIVDIAAYGYPTVNFNVGGIGELYSTHIDADVTAKYKDITTYNPEKANQMLDAAGYIDKSGDGFRQTKDGKRIEFDIEVVNGWTDWIQVVQMVTEYFEEVGIKANVKTVDWAVYDSSLKDSKYKMSINWSLVATHPILAFQDYYSTSRIGKTWHAGHGVHTPEIDALIESFGQTNDTAEQASIIKQLQVFTAENLPFIPLFSNPTWFQYNSSKIVGWPNAENPYVQPVWYDGGKRVLIINNLHLK; encoded by the coding sequence ATGCAGAGTAAAACGGTTTTATCTTCAATTATTTGCGGTTTAATGTTGTCATCAGGAAGCGCAATAGCCAACGACGTTAAACAAGGCGGAACCCTTACCGTACCGATCATTGGTACTGGTTTTGTAGAAAACTACAACCCTTATACTTCTAAAGACTTATTACACGGTGTGATGTTTGAACCATTAATGGTTTTCAACAATATGACCGGTAAAACTGAATGGCGTCTGGCTAAATCAGCTGAATATTCTGACGATCTTAAAACCATTAAACTCACCCTTCGTGATGGTTTAACGTGGTCAGATGGCAGTCCACTGACTGCTAAAGACGTTGCCTATAGCTTCACTATGACCAAAGAAAATGGTGCATTTGACCAACGTGGTATTTGGACAGACGGCAACCTAATTAGCATTGAAGCAACTAATGACACAACGGTTGAATTCAAGTTGAACCAAGCCGATTCAACCTTTATCTGGAACTTAGAAAAATACCACATCATTCCAGAAAAGGTATGGAGCAAGGTAAGTGACTTAACCACTTTCACTAACCCTAACCCAATTGGTAGCGGTCCGATGACCGAAGTGAAGTATGTAAAAACTCAGCAAATGGAGTTGTGCCGCAACCCTAACTATTACTTAGAAGGGTTGCCTCACCTAGATTGTATTACCTACCGCTCTTACAACGATAACTCGCAAATTCAACCCGCTTTAATGAAAGGCGAAATTGACTGGGGTTCAAACTTTATTGCTGACATCGACAACACCTTTGTTGCCGCAAGCCCAGAAAATCACCACTACTGGTACCCAGCAAATGACGCGATTCATCTATACGTAAACACTAAAGAAGCGCCTTTTAGCGATTTAGAATTGCGTAAAGCTTTATCAATGTCACTTGACCGTGAATCTATCGTAGATATTGCGGCTTACGGTTATCCAACAGTTAATTTTAATGTTGGTGGTATTGGCGAATTGTACAGCACCCATATTGATGCTGATGTAACTGCTAAATACAAGGACATCACAACTTATAACCCAGAGAAAGCAAACCAGATGTTAGACGCAGCTGGTTACATAGACAAAAGCGGTGATGGCTTTCGTCAAACTAAAGATGGCAAGCGCATCGAGTTTGATATTGAAGTTGTAAATGGCTGGACCGATTGGATCCAAGTAGTTCAAATGGTGACTGAATACTTCGAAGAAGTAGGCATTAAAGCCAATGTAAAAACCGTTGATTGGGCAGTATATGACTCGTCACTAAAAGACAGTAAATACAAAATGTCGATTAACTGGTCGCTAGTAGCTACCCATCCAATCTTAGCCTTCCAAGATTACTACTCTACTTCACGTATTGGTAAAACATGGCACGCTGGACATGGTGTACATACCCCTGAGATTGATGCGCTTATTGAAAGCTTCGGTCAGACTAACGATACTGCTGAGCAAGCAAGTATTATTAAGCAGTTACAGGTGTTCACTGCAGAGAACTTGCCTTTTATTCCGCTATTTTCTAACCCAACTTGGTTCCAATATAACAGCTCTAAAATTGTTGGTTGGCCAAACGCAGAAAACCCATATGTACAGCCAGTATGGTACGACGGTGGTAAACGAGTGTTAATAATTAACAATCTTCACCTTAAGTAA
- a CDS encoding ABC transporter permease — protein MSFLLRRLGFYFTAFLIAISFNFLLPRLMPGDPVDALFAAAQGRMDPAQMDAVREMYGFMDGSVFEQYIAYIKSVFTLDLGPSVLMFPVGVTEVIGMALPWTMFLALGSLIVALIIGVSIGTYASYRREGFFGQVFPPVLAFISNFPYIVTALLLFYFFGLQLELLPLAYTYDPTLDPAFSWEFIGSVLKHAILPMGSMVVVGIATWVFNMRNAMINVLGEDYVTMAEAKGLSSFRVMYRYAGRNAILPVATAIAMAIGFSFAGSIMTEVVFNYQGLGNILLKGIVARDYPLIQAILLILVTAVLTANFIADLLYVWLDPRISK, from the coding sequence ATGAGTTTTTTATTACGCCGACTGGGCTTTTACTTTACAGCCTTCTTGATAGCCATCTCCTTTAACTTTTTGTTACCCCGGTTAATGCCAGGCGATCCAGTTGACGCATTATTTGCAGCAGCTCAAGGCAGAATGGACCCCGCGCAAATGGACGCGGTTAGAGAAATGTATGGTTTTATGGATGGCTCGGTTTTTGAGCAATACATTGCCTACATTAAAAGTGTATTTACCTTGGATTTAGGTCCTTCAGTATTAATGTTCCCGGTGGGAGTAACTGAAGTGATAGGTATGGCCCTGCCATGGACCATGTTCCTAGCCCTAGGTTCACTGATTGTAGCGCTAATTATTGGGGTATCAATTGGCACCTACGCTTCTTATCGACGTGAAGGATTTTTTGGTCAGGTATTCCCTCCTGTACTCGCCTTTATTAGTAATTTCCCGTACATCGTTACCGCATTATTACTGTTCTACTTTTTTGGCTTGCAGTTAGAACTGCTGCCACTGGCTTATACCTATGACCCTACTTTAGACCCTGCCTTTAGTTGGGAGTTTATCGGTAGCGTACTTAAACACGCCATATTACCGATGGGCTCGATGGTTGTGGTAGGCATTGCCACCTGGGTATTTAACATGCGTAACGCCATGATTAATGTGCTGGGTGAAGACTATGTGACGATGGCCGAAGCCAAAGGGCTTTCGAGTTTTCGGGTAATGTACCGCTACGCTGGGCGTAACGCGATCTTACCGGTAGCAACTGCTATTGCCATGGCCATTGGTTTCTCGTTTGCCGGTTCAATCATGACCGAAGTGGTATTTAACTACCAAGGCTTAGGCAACATCTTGCTTAAAGGTATTGTGGCGCGCGACTACCCGCTTATTCAGGCTATTTTGCTCATTCTTGTTACTGCGGTACTTACTGCAAACTTCATCGCCGACTTGTTGTATGTCTGGCTTGATCCCCGTATTTCGAAGTAG